The window GGTTGCCGCCGCTTGCGCTCCGACCCTGTCGGGCGGCAGAGCGAGGCCGAAGCCCGCCATGAAAACTGACCCAATACCAAGAGCCCCCTCATCGCACCTCGTCACCCGTCCGGAACGTCGTGAACCACACGAACAACCCAACATCGGCGCCAAGGAGAGCCTTCTTAACCGATGGAGAGCTACTCGGCTTCGCCGTCTACCGTCTCGCCTGCGCGACGCAGCAGCTCGGCCTCGATGAACTTGTCGAGATCGCCGTCGAGGACCGCATCCGTGTTCCCGACCTCGATCCCGGTCCGGTGGTCCTTCACCATTCGGTACGGCTGCAGCACGTAGGATCGAATCTGACTGCCGAAGTCGATGCCGCGCTTCGCGCCGGTCAGCTCGTCCTTCTGCTCGCGCTTCTTCTGCAGCTCCAACTCGTACAGGCGGGAACGCAGGATCTTCATCGCCATCGCGCGGTTCTTGTGCTGCGAACGCTCGTTCTGGCAGGCGACGATGATTCCGGTCGGGATGTGCGTGAACCGAACGGCCGAGTCGGTCTTGTTGACGTGCTGCCCACCGGCGCCGGACGAGCGGTACGTATCGACCCGGAGATCGTCGTCGTTGATCTCGATCTCGATGTTCTCATCGATCTCGGGAGTGACGAGCACCGAGGCAAACGACGTGTGTCGCCGGGCCTGACCGTCAAACGGCGAGATACGCACCAGCCGATGAATGCCGGCCTCAGCACTGAAGTAGCCGTAAGCGAACTCGCCATCGATCGCCACGGTGCTGCTCTTGATGCCCGCCCCCTCTCCGGGCGTGTGCTCGATGACCTGTGTCTTGAACCCCCGACGCTCGGCCCAACGCAGAAGCATGCGGAGAAGCATCTCCGCCCAATCCTGAGCCTCGAGCCCCCCCGCACCCGGATTGACCGTGATGATGGCCCCCGAAGCGTCGTGCTCGCCGCCCAGCATCCGCTGGAACTCGAGGTCATGGATGCGGGACTCTACGTCGGCGAGCCGCATCTCGGCTTCCCCGAGTGCTTCCGCGGCCTCCGCCTCGTCGCCCTCGGACGCCATATCGAGAAAGACCGAAACCTCGTCGATCCCTTCCGTAATCTCCCGGAAGGAGTCGAGGCGACCGTTGACGGTCGCACGCTCGCGCAGAACCTCCTGGGCGCGCTCTTGGTTCTCCCAGAGGTCCTCGCTGGCGGTCAGCGTGTCGAGTTCGGAGACGCGCTGCTCAAGAGCAGCGACGTCAAAGATACCTCCCGAGGGCGGCGGCGCGCTCCTCGAGCTTGGTCAAACGATCTCTTCCCTCGGTCAAAACCATCTCGTTCCCTCGTCCCGATGTGGAGCGCGACGTCGACGCGCCCGGCACAGCCAGTGTGTTAGCGGCCGCCCGCCGGTGGCTGCAAGCGGAACGCCTGATCAGGTCGGATCCGCCGGAGGAGAGGCGTCCGCGTCCCAATCAAACCGATCGAAGAGGACGCTCAGCCGAGTCCGGATCTCGTCCGCCTCCAACCCGAACTCCTCGAGGCTGTACGTATGCCCCGACCGGTGCTTGTTCTCCCGCTTGCCCTGTGAATCCAGGTACGCGCGGTACTCGTCGCTCATCTCCATACCGAGGTCGCCGTAGAGCCGCTGGATCGCGGCCGACACATCCGTCGTCGCTTCCCGATAGTCGACGACCGCGCCCCTCGTTGCGGGGGAGTTCTCGAGGACCTCCAGCGGATGCATGTAGGTTTCAAAGGACTGGTTCGCGAGAAACCGCAGGCAACGCGCCGTCCGTTCGTCCTCCCAGCCCATGCGTCGCCACGAACTCTTCAGGAGCTTCAGCAGGCTCGGGATCGTCTCGTAGGGATTACGCATGGTCGTCACGATCCGCGCATCGGGAAACGTCTCGATGAGTGCCGCCACGCGGCCGGCGAACACGGGATTCTTGGAGAGGTGCACCTTGTCGCCGCCATTCAGATAGATCTGCCGACGGACACACTCCTTGTAGAATCCCATCAGACGCCACCGCTTCTTCTCCGACCACTTGTCGACGGAGTAGAAATCGATGTCGCCCATGTAGGGCATCTTCGTGATCCAGAACCCCGAAGCGAGCGAGTAGTACAGGACGATGTCGTCCTCCTCCGCCTCGGTGAGGCCCATTTGGTGGACCTTGCGGACAGCCGCGTAGTGCTTGTCCTCCCACGCTCTCACCCGGCGCTCGAGCATCCCGCCGAGGAACTTGCGGTCGAACGCCGCCACGCCACGGATGACCTTCTTCTGAAGGAGAGACGGGAAATACATCTCGTACAGGAGAAAGACGCTGAAGCGGCCCTCGTCCGCGCTCAGCAAGCGATGGACGAGCGTCGTGCCGCTGCGAGCGTGCCCGACCACGAAGATCGGCTCTTTGATCTCCGTCTTCCAGAGCCCCGGAAAGAGGATGCCGTCGAGGAAGAAGCAAATTGCGTGGAACGTCGAGACCAGGGGCACCGCGATGAGCAGAATCGAGAGAAAGTAGAGCCGCACCCCGATCTGCTTCTCTCGTGAGGCGAGGCGGATCAGCTGGAACCAGTTCTCGAAACTGAAGTGAAAGATCATTCGGTCTCCGACGACGACGCGGAATCGCACGGATCCTATACACGAACGCTCGACTACACCGCGAGCCACGAACGTTTGCTCCCGACCAGACTCACGGGTAGGTTTCGCCCGCCATGGCCGAGTTGCTTCGAACGGGCGCCGTGTTCATCCACGTCCCAAAGTGCGGAGGCAACTGGGTGCGCGAGGCCCTCCGGGACCAGGGCCTCTGGCGGTGCCGGATCGGGTACAAGCACTCGACGCCCGAGCGCATCGCCGATGTCTGGCAGTTTCACCGTTGGCAGTTCATCAAGCACCTACCGACCCGTCCCGACGTCACGACGGGGAAGCTTCGACGCGCCTTCAAGTTCAGCTTCGTTCGCAATCCCGTCACCTGGTACGAGTCGTGGTGGAAGTTCATGGCCGGCGACTGGCACCCCTGGGAGGTCGGGCGCTGGCATCCCCAGCGACCGATCGACGACTGTGGCGACGACGACTTCAACCGCTTCGTCGAAAACGTCCTCCGCGAGCGCCCGGGCTACGTCAGCGAAATGTACCGCTGGTACGTCGACGGTTCGGACTTCGTCGGCCGCGCCGAGCGACTCGCCAAAGACCTTCAGGCGGCCCTGCGCGAGGCCGGCGCCGAAGTCGATCTGGACGCGCTTGGGCGGGTGCCCGCCGCCAACGTGAGTGAGCCGCGGTGCGGGCTGCCTACGTGGGAACCTGCCGTCCTCCAACGGCTGATCGACTCCGAGGCCGAGGCGATTCGGAAGTTCGGTTACGAGGACGCGGTCGCCGCGCTCACAACCGCATCGTCGTAGCCCTCGCCTTAGCCCTCGTCGTCGGACGAGGACGACGACGAATCGTCGTCGTCTGCCGCGGCCGGCTCCGCGCACATCGCCGCGAGGCGTCCGTGACGGGAGCAAAAGCACGCGCAGCTTCTCGGACTGTGACAGGGATCGACACCGATCTCGGTCTCCGCGCAGTCGCAACCCTCGGGAGCCTTCAACTTCGCCAGGGTATTCTTGTCGCGCTCGAGACACCGCGCGCATGGCTTGCAGGTTTCCCGGCACGGCTTTCCCAGAGCGCGCTGCGCGTTGTACCAGGGCTTCGTCGGGCTGTCCTTGGCCCCCGTCCAGCTGAGCTGTGTGCACATCCCACCACCGACCGGCCGGCAACACTCCGCACAACCTTCTTCGCTCGGCGCGGTACAGCCCGCATCCGCCGCAACCACCCCGGTCACCTCGGCCGGGCTCGCGGTCGGTGCGAGCAGAGCAAGAGAGAGAACGAGGGCTGCGGAGATTCGATTGCGCATGCGGCCATATCTCCTACACCCCGCCCCGAAGGCAAGCGCCACCTGGCCCATTTCGCTAGGGACGTTCCGATGACGACGGAACCGAATGACGTGACGCTCCGGGGTGCGGTCGGCATCCTGGCGAACCCCCGCGCGGGTGGTGACGTCCGCCGACTCGCCGCGCGCGCATCCTCCTCGACTCTGGAGAGCAAACGAAACCAGGTCACTCGGGCCGCCGTCGGCGCGCGTGCCGCCGGCGTGAAGAAGGTCTTCATTGCGCGGGACCCGCTCCGAGTCGCCGTCGGCGCACTCGAGAACCTCTCGCTGGATCTCGAGGTGGAAGTCCTCGACGTCGGTGCCCAGCACAATGCCGACGATACCCACCGCGCCGCCGTGGCGATGCGGGCCGCCGGTTGTGGTTCTCTCGTCGTCCTGGGCGGTGACGGCACGAATCGCATCGTCGCGCGGGCCTGGCCCAAGGCCTGCGTGGTCCCGGTCTCGACCGGAACCAACAACGTGTTTCCTCGGATGGTCGAGGCGACGCTGGCCGGTGCTGCGGCCGGACTGGTTGCCGCCGGGCGCCTCGACGGTTCGGAAGTCTCGCGCCCGGCGAAGCAGGTTCGACTGCGACGGGCCGACGGTCGCGAGGACATCGCGCTGATCGACGCCGGCCTGTTCGTCGATGACATCATCGGCAACCTGATGCCCGTCGAGCCCGCGAAAATCCGAACGGTGATCCTCGCTCGATCGGAACCGGCGGCGGTCGGCTTGTCCCCGATCGGCGGCCTTCTAGAACCCGCGGGCGAGAACGACGATTTCGGGGTCGTCGTGACGTGCACCGCGCACGCAGGCGGCGGTCGCCCCCTCCTCGTCCCGATCTCGCCCGGCCTGTATCGCACAGTCCACGTCGCCGGTGTACGACGCGTCCCGCTCGGCGAACCGATCTCCGTGCGCGGCCCCGGCATCCTGGCCTTCGACGGAGACCGGGAGATCGAACTCGCCCCGGACGAAGAAGCCTTACTTCGCGTGGAGCGCGCGGGCCCCAACGTCATCTCCGTGGAGAAGGCCCTCTCACTGGCCTCGCAGCGAGGCCTCTATCTCGACCGCGGGCCCTTCCACGATGGCCACGGCATCCTGCCGGAGTGCTGCTAGCCCGATCTCGAGCCGAACTGCTCCCCAGCGATCCAGATTGCGTTCACGGCGGATACCGAGCAGCCGGCGAGCACTAGGAACAGAATCGAGTCCAGGGCCGAGCCGACCGTCGCCATTCCCGTCAGGCCGACGAGCCCCGCGAGTCCGAGCACGAGCCGAACACCGATGAACACGCCGGCGAAGCCGGCCGAGCCCGCCGGCTCCCCCTTCTCTCGTAAACTCGCGCCCAGAAACGCGAACAGCGGCCCCCAGAAGAGTAGCCAGCCGGCCCAGTTCAAGAGCTGCGAGAACTGGTCCGCACGCTCCAGCGCCGGCGGGAGAACGACCCGACCTTCACCGAGGCCATTCAACAGTACATCGATTA of the Candidatus Binatia bacterium genome contains:
- the prfB gene encoding peptide chain release factor 2 (programmed frameshift); translated protein: MVLTEGRDRLTKLEERAAALGGIFDVAALEQRVSELDTLTASEDLWENQERAQEVLRERATVNGRLDSFREITEGIDEVSVFLDMASEGDEAEAAEALGEAEMRLADVESRIHDLEFQRMLGGEHDASGAIITVNPGAGGLEAQDWAEMLLRMLLRWAERRGFKTQVIEHTPGEGAGIKSSTVAIDGEFAYGYFSAEAGIHRLVRISPFDGQARRHTSFASVLVTPEIDENIEIEINDDDLRVDTYRSSGAGGQHVNKTDSAVRFTHIPTGIIVACQNERSQHKNRAMAMKILRSRLYELELQKKREQKDELTGAKRGIDFGSQIRSYVLQPYRMVKDHRTGIEVGNTDAVLDGDLDKFIEAELLRRAGETVDGEAE
- a CDS encoding sulfotransferase, producing MRFRVVVGDRMIFHFSFENWFQLIRLASREKQIGVRLYFLSILLIAVPLVSTFHAICFFLDGILFPGLWKTEIKEPIFVVGHARSGTTLVHRLLSADEGRFSVFLLYEMYFPSLLQKKVIRGVAAFDRKFLGGMLERRVRAWEDKHYAAVRKVHQMGLTEAEEDDIVLYYSLASGFWITKMPYMGDIDFYSVDKWSEKKRWRLMGFYKECVRRQIYLNGGDKVHLSKNPVFAGRVAALIETFPDARIVTTMRNPYETIPSLLKLLKSSWRRMGWEDERTARCLRFLANQSFETYMHPLEVLENSPATRGAVVDYREATTDVSAAIQRLYGDLGMEMSDEYRAYLDSQGKRENKHRSGHTYSLEEFGLEADEIRTRLSVLFDRFDWDADASPPADPT
- a CDS encoding sulfotransferase family 2 domain-containing protein, which produces MAELLRTGAVFIHVPKCGGNWVREALRDQGLWRCRIGYKHSTPERIADVWQFHRWQFIKHLPTRPDVTTGKLRRAFKFSFVRNPVTWYESWWKFMAGDWHPWEVGRWHPQRPIDDCGDDDFNRFVENVLRERPGYVSEMYRWYVDGSDFVGRAERLAKDLQAALREAGAEVDLDALGRVPAANVSEPRCGLPTWEPAVLQRLIDSEAEAIRKFGYEDAVAALTTASS
- a CDS encoding NAD(+)/NADH kinase; this encodes MTTEPNDVTLRGAVGILANPRAGGDVRRLAARASSSTLESKRNQVTRAAVGARAAGVKKVFIARDPLRVAVGALENLSLDLEVEVLDVGAQHNADDTHRAAVAMRAAGCGSLVVLGGDGTNRIVARAWPKACVVPVSTGTNNVFPRMVEATLAGAAAGLVAAGRLDGSEVSRPAKQVRLRRADGREDIALIDAGLFVDDIIGNLMPVEPAKIRTVILARSEPAAVGLSPIGGLLEPAGENDDFGVVVTCTAHAGGGRPLLVPISPGLYRTVHVAGVRRVPLGEPISVRGPGILAFDGDREIELAPDEEALLRVERAGPNVISVEKALSLASQRGLYLDRGPFHDGHGILPECC